A stretch of the Acanthopagrus latus isolate v.2019 chromosome 9, fAcaLat1.1, whole genome shotgun sequence genome encodes the following:
- the insig2 gene encoding insulin-induced gene 2 protein, with protein sequence MSLTLTAMSDSKVTSGQQQWSGSGQTPRPARGPYISVITNRTTNLLIRGAMLFSVGVFLALVLNLLQVQRNVTLFPPDVISSIFSSAWWVPPCCGTASAMIGLLYPCIDSRLGEPHKFKREWSSVMRCVAVFVGINHASAKVDFANNVQLSLTLAALSIGLWWTFDRSRSGFGLGVSIALLATLATQLLVYNGVFQYTSPDFLYIRSWLPCIFFAGVITMGNIGRQLALYEYKFIQEKSHQD encoded by the exons ATGTCCCTGACGCTGACAGCCATGAGCGACAGCAAAGTGACCAGCGGCCAGCAGCAGTGGTCGGGGTCCGGCCAGACGCCACGGCCGGCCCGGGGCCCCTACATCTCCGTCATCACCAACAG GACCACCAACCTGCTGATCCGCGGGGCCATGCTGTTCTCTGTGGGCGTCTTCTTGGCTCTGGTGCTGAATTTACTGCAGGTGCAGAGAAACGTCACCCTGTTTCCTCCTGATGTCATCAGCAGTATCTTCTCCTCAGCTTGGTGGGTGCCGCCCTGCTGTGGCACGGCTTCAG CGATGATCGGCCTGTTGTACCCGTGCATCGACAGCCGACTGGGCGAGCCACACAAGTTCAAGCGGGAGTGGTCCAGTGTGATGCGCTGTGTGGCGGTGTTTGTTGGCATCAACCACGCCAGTGCT AAAGTGGACTTTGCCAACAACGTCCAGCTGTCTCTGACGCTGGCGGCGCTCTCCATCGGACTGTGGTGGACGTTCGACCGCTCCCGCAGCGGCTTCGGCCTCGGAGTCAGCATCGCCCTGCTGGCTACGCTGGCCACACAGCTCCTGGTTTACAACGGAGTCTTTCA GTACACGTCTCCAGACTTCCTGTATATCCGCTCCTGGTTACCTTGCATCTTCTTTGCGGGGGTGATAACTATGGGGAACATCGGACGGCAGCTAGCCTTG taTGAATACAAATTCATCCAGGAGAAGAGCCATCAGGACTGA